From a single Lolium rigidum isolate FL_2022 chromosome 7, APGP_CSIRO_Lrig_0.1, whole genome shotgun sequence genomic region:
- the LOC124674191 gene encoding membrane-anchored ubiquitin-fold protein 4, with the protein MAEAEEAKVEGTNEEQRAGAEAEEEEEVDVKFRLFDGSDIGPVRCNAATTTVAALKDRVVADWPKDKSIVPKTANDVKLISGGKILENDKNIAQCRAPFGDLPSTAITMHVVVQPSSAKSKPDKKANKLPKTTRCSCTIL; encoded by the exons atggcggaggcggaggaggccaaGGTGGAGGGCACGAACGAGGAGCAGAGGGcgggggcggaggcggaggaggaggaggaggtggacgtCAAGTTCCGGCTCTTCGACGGCTCCGACATCGGCCCCGTCCGCTGCAACGCTGCTACCACCACCGTCGCCGCACTCAAGGACCGCGTCGTCGCCGACTGGCCCAAAG ATAAATCAATTGTCCCAAAGACAGCTAATGACGTGAAACTGATAAGTGGAGGCAAAATTCTAGAAAATGACAAGAATATTGCACAGTGTAGAGCGCCTTTTGGTGATCTTCCCAGCACAGCTATCACAATGCATGTCGTTGTCCAGCCATCATCAGCAAAGTCAAAACCAG ACAAAAAGGCGAACAAGTTGCCTAAGACCACTCGCTGCTCTTGTACCATACTATGA
- the LOC124674042 gene encoding 4-sulfomuconolactone hydrolase — MAASSSAVRAPCRFLSPLATTSSRTSLSPTPPTSRRRLLLSSTTGTICAAAMAASSKAGSNSFKVVDSHLHVWASPLQAAGEYPFFPGQEATLRGDADFLLECMDEAGVAGALIVQPINHMFDHSLVTSVLKKYPSKFIGCCLANPADDGSGIKQLEHLIVQEKYRAVRFNPNLWPSSQKMTNEVGRSLFAKAGELGAPVGIMVMKGISSYIQEIEELCMDYPATTVILDHMAFCKPPTNDDEEKAFSSFLNLSRFPQVYVKYSALFRITRESYPYEDTSRLLSRAISSYGANRIMWGSDFPYVIPECGYKGAKEAISHVAGKIAVSTSDLEWILGKTVSQLFQGAWVTP; from the exons ATGGCCGCCTCCTCATCAGCAGTGCGTGCCCCCTGCAGGTTCTTGTCCCCGCTCGCCACAACCTCCTCCCGCACTTCCCTCTCACCTACCCCACCCACATCGAGGAGGaggctcctcctctcctccaccacaggCACCATttgcgccgccgccatggccgcctccaGCAAGGCCGGCTCCAATTCTTTCAAGGTCGTGGACTCCCACCTCCACGTCTGGGCCTCCCCGCTGCAG GCTGCCGGGGAGTACCCGTTCTTCCCGGGCCAGGAGGCGACGCTCCGGGGCGATGCCGACTTCTTGCTCGAG TGTATGGATGAAGCTGGAGTTGCGGGTGCGCTCATTGTTCAACCTATTAATCATATGTTTGATCACTCTTTAGTGACTAG TGTCTTGAAGAAATATCCATCAAAATTCATCGGCTGCTGCCTTGCGAATCCTGCAGATGATGGGAGTGGCATTAAGCAGCTTGAACATCTAATTGTGCAA GAAAAGTACCGTGCTGTCCGTTTCAACCCAAACTTATGGCCTTCCAGTCAAAAG ATGACCAATGAGGTGGGGAGGTCATTGTTTGCTAAGGCTGGGGAGCTTGGAGCACCAGTTGGAATTATGGTGATGAAG GGGATCAGTTCATATATTCAGGAAATAGAGGAGCTTTGTATGGATTATCCTGCAACTACTGTTATTCTTGATCATATGGCTTTCTGCAAGCCACCAAC GAATGATGACGAAGAAAAGGCATTTTCTTCATTTCTGAATTTATCCAGATTCCCACAG GTTTACGTGAAGTACAGTGCTCTTTTCCGGATCACAAGAGAATCTTATCCATATGAGGACACATCTCGGCTTCTTTCTCGCGCGATCTCCAGCTATGGAGCTAATCGAATAATGTGGGGAAG TGACTTCCCCTACGTCATTCCTGAATGTGGCTACAAAGGAGCAAAGGAGGCAATCTCTCATGTTGCTGGCAAGATAGCTGTTTCAACATCAGATTTGGAGTGGATTTTAGGAAAAACAGTAAGCCAACTATTCCAAGGTGCCTGGGTTACTCCATGA